One genomic region from Yarrowia lipolytica chromosome 1C, complete sequence encodes:
- a CDS encoding uncharacterized protein (Compare to YALI0C19448g, similar to uniprot|P22135 Saccharomyces cerevisiae YJL180c ATP12 F1F0-ATPase complex assembly protein), protein MLARHISKQAVRHASNLSLENAGPLMSGLARVVQPDKKEKVSPIQVKGLKRFWEELAVKDLENGNITVTLGGKSLRTMGQHDLILPATKKPLAHLLMHEWQVLPSLKLKNHSVPLTSLVSRAIDISKSPAVRDAAIKDIMPYIDTDALLIFEPSDSYQGRLRAAQENDFRPVIADAEKFWGVTLKSMDSDKGLLGNRQTAEDKEAVKQWAYTLSPWQLAALERATLTSKSFICGAFLISGKLTPTQVAELVGLETKFQVERWGEVEDTHDVDFCDIRRHLASCSLLARM, encoded by the coding sequence ATGCTGGCGCGACATATCTCCAAGCAAGCCGTTCGGCACGCCTCCAACCTGTCTCTGGAAAACGCCGGCCCTCTGATGAGCGGCCTGGCTCGAGTGGTTCAgcccgacaagaaggagaaggtgtcTCCGATCCAGGTCAAGGGACTGAAGCGGTTCTGGGAAGAGCTGGCTGTCAAGGACCTCGAAAACGGCAACATCACCGTGACTCTCGGGGGCAAGTCTCTGCGAACCATGGGACAGCACGATCTGATTCTTCCTGCTACCAAGAAGCCGCTCGCCCACCTACTCATGCACGAGTGGCAGGTTCTGCCCTCTCTCAAGCTCAAAAACCACTCTGTGCCGCTGACGTCGCTGGTGTCGCGAGCAATTGACATTTCCAAGTCTCCCGCTGTGCGAGACGCCGCCATCAAGGATATTATGCCTTATATTGACACCGACGCTCTCCTCATCTTCGAGCCCTCCGACAGCTACCAGGGCCGTCTGCGAGCTGCTCAGGAAAACGACTTCCGACCTGTAATTGCCGACGCCGAGAAGTTCTGGGGCGTGACCCTCAAGTCCATGGACTCGGACAAGGGGCTGCTTGGCAACCGGCAGACTGccgaggacaaggaggccgTGAAACAGTGGGCCTACACCCTGAGCCCGTGGCAgctggctgctctggagcgAGCCACCCTGACCTCTAAGTCCTTTATTTGTGGAGCCTTTTTGATTTCGGGCAAGCTCACCCCCACCCAGGTGGCCGAGCTGGTGGGTCTGGAAACCAAGTTCCAGGTCGAGCGATGGGGAGAGGTCGAGGATACCCACGACGTGGACTTTTGCGACATCCGAAGACATTTGGCATCTTGTTCGTTGCTCGCTCGAATGTAA
- a CDS encoding uncharacterized protein (Compare to YALI0C19558g, similar to Saccharomyces cerevisiae HEK2 (YBL032W); ancestral locus Anc_3.318, similar to uniprot|P38151 Saccharomyces cerevisiae YBR233w PBP2 PAB1 binding protein no start) gives MRFLVTAEQANTVLVKKGETVRRLETSLNVKLSLSSFKGQSDRVLYITGTAENSSRAIGALVRIWSDDTTPFAVRMLIPEPLMIKVVGFRGTSLQRLHMKSGAKLEAQKRRLPGSTDRLLVATGVADTLHRAVYFTALIFEDYKFLLHRKYPSLRNYVPAGKVVEEKPFRQMMVLVCDSDYLERLKKGELKVDVNKLQVVG, from the coding sequence ATGCGCTTTTTGGTCACGGCTGAACAGGCCAACACGGTTCTGGTCAAGAAAGGAGAGACGGTTCGTCGTTTGGAAACATCTCTCAACGTCAAGCTGAGTCTGTCGTCGTTCAAGGGCCAGTCGGATCGAGTTCTCTACATCACAGGAACCGCTGAAAACAGTAGCAGGGCAATAGGAGCTCTGGTACGGATTTGGAGTGACGATACAACACCATTTGCAGTTCGAATGCTCATTCCAGAGCCACTGATGATCAAAGTGGTCGGGTTTCGAGGAACATCCCTTCAAAGACTTCACATGAAAAGTGGAGCCAAACTGGAGGCCCAAAAAAGACGCCTGCCTGGCTCGACTGATAGATTGCTGGTCGCTACAGGCGTGGCAGACACTTTGCATCGAGCTGTGTACTTCACTGCCCTGATATTCGAAGACTACAAGTTTCTACTTCATCGAAAATACCCATCTTTGAGAAACTACGTGCCTGCTGGTAAGGTCGTGGAAGAGAAGCCCTTTCGGCAAATGATGGTGCTAGTCTGCGATTCGGACTACCTGGAGAGGCTGAAGAAAGGCGAGCTGAAGGTGGACGTTAACAAGTTGCAGGTAGTTGGTTAG